In Pseudomonas fluorescens NCIMB 11764, a single window of DNA contains:
- a CDS encoding ligase-associated DNA damage response exonuclease, with protein MDLVIARPEGLYCPAGDFYIDPWRPVERSVITHAHGDHARGGNQHYLAAAPGEGILRARLGQDINLQTLAYGERLLHHGVTLSFHPAGHVLGSAQVRLEYGGEIWVASGDYKVEPDGTCAPFEPVRCHTFITESTFGLPIYRWQPQAQVFAEINQWWQANAVEDKASVLFCYSFGKAQRILHGIDASLGPILVHGAVEPLNRVYRESGVYLPPTIYAGDVKKSDPMMRNALILAPPSAGGSTWMRRFGDYSDGFASGWMRLRGTRRRRGVDRGFVLSDHADWPGLLWAIEQTGAERVMVTHGSVAVLVRHLREQGLDAQGFTTEYGDDEEDITTTDPESTEVLP; from the coding sequence ATGGATCTTGTTATCGCGCGTCCCGAAGGCTTGTATTGCCCCGCCGGCGATTTCTATATCGACCCGTGGCGGCCGGTCGAGCGTTCGGTTATCACCCACGCCCACGGCGATCATGCCCGAGGCGGCAACCAGCACTATCTGGCGGCCGCCCCCGGCGAAGGGATATTGCGCGCGCGACTGGGCCAGGACATCAACCTGCAAACCCTGGCCTATGGCGAACGGCTGCTGCACCACGGCGTCACCCTGAGTTTTCATCCCGCCGGCCATGTGCTCGGCTCGGCACAGGTGCGCCTGGAATACGGCGGCGAGATCTGGGTCGCTTCAGGAGATTACAAAGTCGAGCCCGACGGCACTTGCGCGCCTTTCGAACCGGTGCGCTGCCACACCTTCATCACCGAATCGACATTTGGCCTGCCGATCTACCGCTGGCAACCCCAGGCGCAGGTGTTTGCAGAGATCAATCAGTGGTGGCAAGCCAACGCCGTCGAAGACAAGGCCAGCGTGCTGTTTTGCTATTCCTTCGGCAAGGCACAGCGGATTCTCCACGGCATCGACGCCAGCCTCGGCCCCATTCTGGTGCACGGTGCCGTCGAGCCGCTCAACCGGGTGTATCGCGAGAGCGGCGTGTATTTACCGCCAACGATCTACGCCGGCGATGTCAAAAAGAGCGACCCGATGATGCGCAACGCGCTCATTCTGGCCCCGCCTTCCGCTGGCGGCAGCACCTGGATGCGCCGCTTCGGTGACTACAGCGATGGCTTTGCCAGCGGCTGGATGCGTTTACGCGGCACACGGCGCCGGCGCGGTGTCGACCGTGGCTTCGTGTTGTCCGACCACGCCGACTGGCCAGGCCTGCTCTGGGCCATCGAGCAGACCGGCGCCGAGCGCGTCATGGTCACCCATGGTTCGGTGGCGGTCCTGGTGCGCCATCTGCGCGAACAAGGTCTCGACGCCCAAGGGTTCACCACCGAGTACGGCGACGATGAAGAAGACATTACAACCACCGACCCCGAGAGCACCGAGGTGCTGCCATGA
- a CDS encoding ATP-dependent DNA ligase, which produces MKAFAELYAELDATTSSNAKLAAMQHYFAQAAPEDAAWAVYFLSGGRPRQLVPVRILRELAVAYSGLSPWLFEESYQAVGDLAETISLVLPETPHSSTDGLAVWIEEKLLPLRGESPEVLAEQLPKLWSQLDRPSLMLCIKLITGSFRVGVSKLLVTRALAAMAQLDSKRVAQRLVGYTDLSNRPSAASYLKLIAAESSDEHAQRGGQPYPFFLAHALSQPVEQFDGLLGPASHWQVEWKWDGIRAQVVKRDGRLWIWSRGEELVTERFPELDSLVHGLPDGTVIDGEIVAWKTAPPDTEDAFDPLAPTPPAVQPFALLQQRIGRKTLGKKILEEVPVVVLAYDLLEWAGEDWRNQPQARRRTQLEHVIADCSNPVLLPSPVLTGEDWFDLARQREASRRLGVEGMMLKARDALYGVGRTKDMGVWWKWKVDPFSVDAVLIYAQRGHGRRASLYSDYTFAVWDGPPDASERTLVPFAKAYSGLTDAEMRQVDSIVRKTTVEKFGPVSSVKPSLVFELGFEGIALSKRHKSGIAVRFPRMLRWRQDKSVEEADNLATLQDLLG; this is translated from the coding sequence ATGAAGGCCTTCGCCGAGTTGTATGCGGAACTTGATGCCACGACCTCGAGCAACGCCAAATTGGCGGCCATGCAACATTACTTCGCCCAGGCCGCGCCGGAAGACGCGGCATGGGCGGTGTATTTTCTGTCCGGCGGACGCCCTCGCCAACTGGTGCCAGTGCGCATCCTGCGAGAACTCGCCGTAGCGTACTCCGGCCTGTCGCCGTGGTTGTTCGAAGAGAGTTATCAGGCGGTCGGCGATCTGGCGGAAACCATCTCGCTGGTACTGCCTGAAACGCCCCACAGCTCCACCGACGGATTGGCGGTGTGGATCGAAGAAAAACTGCTGCCGTTGCGCGGCGAATCTCCCGAAGTGCTCGCCGAACAGTTGCCAAAACTCTGGTCGCAACTGGACCGCCCCAGCCTGATGCTCTGCATCAAACTGATCACCGGCAGTTTCCGCGTCGGCGTCTCAAAGTTGTTGGTGACCCGCGCCCTGGCGGCGATGGCACAGCTCGACAGCAAACGCGTGGCCCAGCGTTTGGTGGGTTACACCGACCTGTCCAATCGCCCGAGCGCGGCCAGTTACCTGAAGCTGATTGCGGCCGAATCGTCGGATGAACATGCTCAGCGTGGCGGTCAGCCCTATCCGTTTTTTCTGGCGCATGCGCTATCCCAACCGGTCGAACAGTTCGACGGGTTGCTCGGCCCGGCCAGCCACTGGCAAGTGGAATGGAAGTGGGATGGTATCCGTGCCCAAGTGGTCAAGCGCGACGGCCGACTGTGGATCTGGTCCCGCGGTGAAGAGTTGGTCACCGAACGCTTTCCCGAACTCGACAGCCTGGTCCACGGCCTGCCCGACGGCACGGTGATCGACGGTGAAATCGTTGCCTGGAAAACCGCGCCACCGGACACCGAGGATGCCTTCGATCCACTGGCGCCAACGCCGCCCGCGGTCCAACCGTTCGCCCTGCTGCAACAGCGGATCGGCCGTAAAACCCTGGGCAAGAAAATCCTCGAAGAAGTCCCGGTGGTTGTGCTCGCCTACGACTTGCTGGAATGGGCGGGCGAAGACTGGCGCAACCAGCCTCAAGCCAGGCGTCGCACCCAACTGGAGCACGTCATCGCTGACTGCAGCAACCCGGTGTTACTGCCCTCCCCCGTGCTCACCGGGGAAGACTGGTTCGACCTCGCCCGCCAACGCGAAGCCTCCCGCCGCCTCGGCGTCGAAGGCATGATGCTCAAGGCCCGCGATGCGTTGTATGGCGTCGGCCGCACCAAGGACATGGGCGTCTGGTGGAAATGGAAAGTCGACCCGTTCAGCGTCGACGCGGTGCTGATCTACGCGCAACGCGGGCATGGCCGTCGGGCCAGTCTCTACAGCGACTACACCTTCGCCGTGTGGGACGGCCCGCCGGACGCCAGCGAACGCACTCTGGTGCCGTTCGCCAAGGCCTATTCGGGGCTCACCGACGCAGAGATGCGCCAGGTCGACAGCATTGTGCGCAAGACTACCGTCGAAAAATTTGGACCGGTCAGCAGCGTGAAACCGAGCCTCGTGTTTGAGCTGGGGTTTGAAGGGATTGCCCTGTCCAAGCGGCACAAGAGCGGGATAGCGGTGCGATTTCCGCGGATGTTGCGGTGGCGGCAGGATAAATCCGTTGAAGAGGCTGACAACCTGGCCACATTGCAGGATTTGTTGGGCTGA
- a CDS encoding transporter substrate-binding domain-containing protein, with protein MKKALLTLSALALCMAAGSALAKEYKELRFGVDPSYAPFESKAADGSLVGFDIDLGNAICAELKVKCKWVESDFDGMIPGLKANKFDGVISSMTVTPAREKVIDFSSELFSGPTAYVFKKGSGLSEDVASLKGKTVGYEQGTIQEAYAKAVLDKAGVKTQAYQNQDQVYSDLMSGRLDAAIQDMLQAELGFLKSPKGEGYEVSKPVDSELLPAKTAIGISKGNKDLKALLDKGIKALHDDGTYATIQKKHFGDLNLYSGK; from the coding sequence ATGAAAAAAGCATTGCTGACCCTTTCTGCACTGGCGTTGTGCATGGCTGCCGGCTCCGCGCTGGCCAAGGAATACAAAGAACTGCGTTTCGGCGTTGACCCTTCCTATGCACCGTTCGAGTCGAAAGCGGCCGACGGTAGCCTGGTGGGCTTCGACATCGATTTGGGGAACGCGATCTGCGCCGAGCTGAAGGTCAAGTGCAAGTGGGTCGAAAGCGATTTCGACGGCATGATTCCGGGCCTGAAGGCCAATAAATTCGACGGTGTGATCTCTTCGATGACCGTCACCCCGGCCCGCGAAAAAGTCATCGACTTCTCCAGCGAGCTGTTCTCCGGCCCAACCGCTTACGTGTTCAAGAAAGGTTCCGGCCTGAGCGAAGACGTCGCGTCCCTGAAGGGCAAGACCGTAGGCTACGAGCAAGGCACCATCCAGGAAGCCTACGCCAAGGCCGTGCTGGACAAGGCTGGCGTGAAAACCCAGGCTTACCAGAACCAGGACCAGGTGTATTCGGACCTGATGTCCGGTCGCCTCGATGCGGCAATCCAGGACATGCTGCAAGCCGAACTGGGCTTCTTGAAGTCGCCTAAAGGCGAAGGCTACGAAGTCAGCAAGCCGGTCGACAGCGAATTGCTGCCAGCCAAAACAGCTATCGGTATCTCTAAAGGTAACAAAGACCTCAAGGCACTTTTGGATAAAGGTATCAAAGCGTTACACGACGATGGCACCTACGCCACCATTCAGAAGAAACACTTTGGCGATCTGAATCTGTACAGCGGCAAATAA
- a CDS encoding ABC transporter permease — MFENLLQNLGLSAFSLKGFGPLLMEGTWMTIKLSALSLLVAVLLGLLGASAKLSKVKLVRVPAQIYTTLIRGVPDLVLMLLIFYSLQTWLTSLTDFMEWEYIEINPFSAGVITLGFIYGAYFTETFRGAILAVPRGQVEAATAYGLKRGQRFWIVVFPQMMRFALPGIGNNWMVMLKATALVSIIGLADLVKAAQDAGKSSYQLFYFLVLAALIYLLITSASNFILRWLERRYSAGSREAVR, encoded by the coding sequence ATGTTCGAAAACCTCTTACAAAATCTGGGGCTCTCTGCCTTCAGCCTCAAGGGCTTCGGCCCGTTGCTGATGGAAGGCACCTGGATGACCATCAAATTATCGGCGTTGTCGCTGCTGGTGGCCGTGTTGCTCGGCCTGCTCGGCGCCAGTGCCAAACTGTCAAAAGTCAAACTGGTGCGCGTTCCGGCACAGATCTACACCACGCTGATTCGCGGCGTGCCAGACCTGGTGCTGATGCTGCTGATCTTTTACAGCCTGCAAACCTGGTTGACGTCGCTCACCGACTTCATGGAATGGGAATACATCGAGATCAACCCGTTCAGCGCCGGGGTCATCACCCTGGGCTTCATTTATGGCGCGTACTTCACCGAAACCTTTCGTGGCGCGATTCTCGCGGTGCCACGGGGCCAGGTCGAAGCGGCGACCGCCTATGGCCTCAAGCGTGGCCAGCGGTTCTGGATCGTGGTGTTTCCACAGATGATGCGCTTTGCCCTGCCGGGCATCGGTAACAACTGGATGGTGATGCTCAAGGCCACCGCGCTGGTATCGATCATCGGCCTCGCCGACCTGGTCAAGGCCGCGCAGGACGCCGGCAAAAGCAGTTATCAGCTGTTTTACTTCCTGGTGCTGGCCGCGTTGATCTACCTGCTGATCACCAGCGCCTCCAACTTCATCCTGCGCTGGCTTGAACGCCGCTACTCCGCCGGCTCCCGGGAGGCCGTACGATGA
- a CDS encoding ABC transporter permease: MIELLQEYWKPFLYTDGYNITGLAMTLWLLSASIFIGFLVSIPLSIARVSPHFYIRWPVQFYTYLFRGTPLYIQLLICYTGIYSLAAVREQPILDAFFRDAMNCTILAFALNTCAYTTEIFAGAIRSMAHGEVEAAKAYGLTGWKLYAYVIMPSALRRSLPYYSNEVILMLHSTTVAFTATVPDILKVARDANSATFLTFQSFGIAALIYLTVTFALVGLFRLAERRWLAFLGPTH, translated from the coding sequence ATGATCGAACTCCTGCAGGAATACTGGAAACCTTTCCTCTATACCGATGGCTACAACATCACAGGCCTGGCCATGACCCTGTGGCTGCTCAGCGCGTCGATCTTCATCGGGTTCCTGGTGTCGATCCCGTTGTCCATCGCCCGGGTGTCACCGCATTTCTACATTCGCTGGCCGGTGCAGTTCTACACTTACCTGTTCCGCGGGACGCCGCTGTATATCCAGCTGCTGATTTGCTACACCGGCATTTACAGCCTGGCCGCCGTGCGCGAGCAGCCGATACTCGATGCGTTCTTTCGCGACGCGATGAACTGCACCATCCTGGCGTTCGCCCTGAACACCTGCGCCTACACCACGGAGATTTTCGCCGGGGCGATCCGCAGCATGGCCCATGGTGAAGTCGAAGCGGCCAAGGCCTACGGTCTGACCGGCTGGAAGCTGTATGCCTACGTGATCATGCCGTCGGCGCTGCGTCGCTCGTTGCCGTATTACAGCAACGAAGTGATCCTGATGCTGCACTCGACCACGGTGGCGTTCACCGCGACCGTCCCGGACATCCTGAAAGTCGCGCGGGACGCCAACTCGGCGACCTTCCTGACCTTCCAGTCGTTCGGCATCGCCGCGCTGATCTACCTGACCGTTACCTTTGCGCTGGTCGGACTGTTCCGCCTCGCCGAACGCCGATGGCTGGCGTTCCTCGGGCCGACCCACTAG
- a CDS encoding penicillin acylase family protein, which yields MASPALTHFLPRFGVAAAVAGVLSLTGCQTWNTQDTLPPTTGVQPLKGLAQNVSVRRNAMGMPLIESSTFHDALFTLGYVHASDRITQMVTLRLLAQGRLSEMSGSDLLDADRYMRAINLKKSAGELYKASSPRLKRFFEVYARGVNAYLFRYRDKLPADLAATGYKPEYWKPEDSALIFCLLNFSQSANLPEEISSLVLAQTVTTDKLAWLTPSAPDEKLPVAEAEKLQGLKLNGAIAGLAGISKATAQLSDLNLLGATSSNNWAIAPQRSRSGKSLLASDSHGPLGVPSLLSYVQIRTPKYQASGVTIAGLPMVLGGFNGKVAWSMASVMGDNQDLFLEKIKRQGNGLSYEVGGKWQPAIVRNETYFVKGQRPIREAVYETRHGPLLNSAKGTALDNGLGLALQTPNFTDDKSLDAFFDLSRAQNVEKASDASREIRAITLNLVFADASNIGWQVTGRYPNRREGEGLLPSPGWEGRYDWDGYADPMLHPYDQDPAQGWLGTANQRVIPHGYGMQLSNSWSAPERGERMAELAGAGKHDTRSVIAMQYDQTTTFAAKLKKMFAAPGMAQPLKQAIEALPVADRGKAHEALTRLMAFDGKLAPTSADAAIYELFLQQSAQQIFLDELGPESSPAWKAFIANGKLSYAAQADHLLGREDSPFWDDARTPQKEDKPAILARSLAAAITAGDSQLGGDHKAWQWGKLHRYEWKNASGQTVRGPLAAGGDHTTLNTAAFAWGQDFNTTLAPAMRFIVDFGQAEPLMGQNGTGQSGNPASPHYLDSVQPWLKGQYVSLPMQPQNYDKVYGTKRLTLTPGK from the coding sequence ATGGCCTCGCCAGCCCTCACACATTTTCTTCCCCGGTTCGGCGTTGCCGCAGCAGTGGCCGGTGTTTTGAGCCTGACCGGTTGTCAGACCTGGAACACCCAGGACACCCTCCCGCCGACGACTGGCGTGCAGCCGCTCAAGGGTCTGGCGCAGAACGTTTCAGTGCGCCGCAATGCCATGGGCATGCCGTTGATCGAAAGCAGCACGTTCCACGACGCGCTGTTCACCCTCGGTTACGTGCACGCGAGCGACCGCATCACGCAAATGGTCACCCTGCGCCTGCTGGCCCAGGGCCGTTTGTCGGAGATGTCCGGCTCGGACCTGCTGGATGCCGACCGTTACATGCGCGCCATCAACCTGAAGAAAAGCGCCGGTGAGTTGTACAAGGCCTCGTCGCCGCGCCTTAAACGCTTCTTCGAAGTCTATGCCCGCGGGGTCAACGCCTACCTGTTCCGCTACCGCGACAAGCTCCCGGCAGACCTCGCGGCCACCGGCTACAAGCCCGAGTACTGGAAACCGGAAGACTCGGCGCTGATTTTCTGCCTGCTGAACTTCAGTCAATCGGCGAACCTGCCCGAGGAAATTTCCTCGCTGGTGCTGGCCCAAACGGTCACCACCGACAAACTCGCCTGGCTGACACCGTCCGCTCCCGACGAAAAACTGCCCGTGGCCGAAGCCGAAAAACTTCAGGGCCTCAAGCTGAACGGGGCAATTGCGGGGCTCGCCGGCATCAGCAAGGCCACAGCTCAACTGTCCGACCTGAATCTGCTGGGCGCCACGTCATCGAACAACTGGGCGATCGCCCCGCAACGCAGCCGCAGCGGCAAAAGCCTGCTGGCCAGCGACAGCCATGGGCCGCTGGGCGTGCCGTCGTTGCTCAGTTACGTGCAGATTCGTACGCCGAAATATCAGGCGTCCGGCGTGACCATCGCCGGTTTGCCGATGGTGCTGGGCGGTTTCAACGGCAAAGTGGCGTGGAGCATGGCGTCGGTCATGGGCGACAACCAGGACCTGTTCCTGGAAAAAATCAAACGCCAGGGCAACGGACTTTCCTACGAAGTCGGCGGCAAATGGCAGCCGGCCATCGTTCGCAACGAAACCTACTTCGTCAAAGGCCAGCGGCCGATTCGCGAAGCGGTGTACGAAACCCGCCACGGACCGCTGCTCAACAGTGCCAAAGGCACAGCGTTGGATAACGGCCTGGGTCTGGCATTGCAGACGCCGAACTTCACCGATGACAAATCCCTGGACGCGTTTTTCGACCTGTCCCGGGCGCAGAACGTCGAGAAAGCCTCGGACGCCAGCCGTGAAATCCGCGCGATCACGCTGAACCTGGTCTTCGCCGACGCCAGCAACATCGGCTGGCAAGTCACCGGCCGTTACCCGAACCGCCGCGAAGGCGAAGGCCTGCTACCGTCGCCGGGCTGGGAAGGTCGTTACGACTGGGACGGTTACGCTGACCCGATGCTGCACCCGTACGATCAGGATCCGGCGCAAGGCTGGCTCGGCACCGCCAACCAGCGGGTCATTCCCCATGGCTACGGCATGCAGCTGTCCAACTCGTGGTCGGCGCCGGAGCGCGGCGAACGCATGGCCGAACTGGCCGGCGCGGGCAAACACGACACGCGCAGTGTGATCGCCATGCAATACGATCAGACCACCACCTTCGCCGCCAAACTGAAGAAGATGTTTGCAGCGCCGGGTATGGCCCAACCGCTGAAACAGGCTATCGAGGCGCTGCCGGTCGCTGATCGCGGCAAGGCTCATGAAGCGCTGACCCGCCTGATGGCGTTCGACGGAAAACTCGCGCCGACCTCCGCCGATGCGGCGATTTACGAGTTGTTCCTGCAGCAAAGCGCCCAGCAAATTTTCCTCGACGAATTGGGCCCGGAAAGTAGCCCCGCATGGAAAGCCTTTATCGCCAACGGCAAGTTGTCCTACGCGGCCCAGGCCGATCACCTGCTGGGCCGTGAAGACAGCCCGTTCTGGGATGACGCGCGCACGCCGCAGAAAGAAGACAAACCGGCGATCCTCGCCCGCAGCCTTGCAGCCGCCATCACCGCCGGCGACAGCCAGTTGGGTGGCGACCACAAAGCCTGGCAGTGGGGCAAATTGCACCGTTATGAGTGGAAAAACGCCAGTGGCCAGACCGTGCGCGGCCCGCTCGCGGCCGGCGGCGATCACACTACGCTGAACACCGCGGCGTTCGCCTGGGGCCAGGATTTCAACACCACGCTGGCGCCGGCCATGCGCTTCATCGTCGACTTCGGCCAGGCCGAACCGCTGATGGGCCAGAACGGCACGGGTCAGTCCGGTAATCCGGCCAGCCCCCATTACCTCGACAGCGTGCAGCCGTGGCTCAAGGGGCAATACGTGAGTCTGCCGATGCAACCGCAGAACTACGACAAGGTGTACGGGACCAAGCGATTGACGCTGACACCCGGAAAATAA